The genomic stretch TCCGAGGAGGACATGCGTTTTGTCCAAGCTTATTGTAAAGCTGAACAGCTCGTGTGCGAAACGGCTCAAATCAATGTAACCGCATATGCACAGGAAAAAGGACTCAATAAGCAGGCTGCAGCACGCGATTGCCGCTACCAGTTTTTTGAGGAAATCATGTCGAAGCACCAAGCGGACTATCTGGCTCTTGCGCATCATGGTGATGACCAGGTTGAAACAATGCTTATGAAACTGGCTAAGGGTACGCTTGGAACGGGACTTGCGGGAATGCAGCCGGTTAGACGTTTTGGGACAGGGCGGATCATCAGGCCGTTCTTAACCATTACAAAGGAAGAGATCCTTCACTATTGCCATGAAAACGGCTTGAGCTACCGGACGGATGAAAGCAACGCCAAAGATGACTACACAAGAAACAGATTCAGAAAAACAGTGCTCCCGTTTTTGAAGCAGGAATCTCCGGATGTGCATAAAAGGTTTCAGAAAGTGAGTGAAGCACTGACGGAAGATGAGCAATTCTTACAGTCATTAACGAAAGATGAAATGAATAAAGTAATCACAAGCCAGTCTAATACATCAGTTGAAATCAATTCCTCTCAATTGCTTGCCCTCCCGATGCCTTTACAAAGAAGAGGAGTTCAACTAATATTAAACTATCTTTATGAAAACGTTCCATCATCCTTTTCAGCCCATCACATTCAGCAGTTTCTCGATTGGGCGGAAAATGGCGGTCCTTCAGGAGTACTGGACTTTCCGAAAGGGCTGAAGGTGGTCAAATCATATCAGACATGTTTGTTTACATTTGAACAATGGCAGTGCAAAAATGTTCCCTTTGAATACCAAATTAGCGGAGCTGCTGATGAAACGGCAGTGCTCCCTAATGGATATCTGATAGAGGCAAGGCATTATGCGGACTCGCCTGAAGAACATGGGAATGCTGTTTTTATCACAAGTGAAAAAAAGGTGCGATTTCCCTTAACAATCCGGACGAGAAAAGCTGGAGACCGGATCAAACTAAAAGGGATGAACGGCTCAAAAAAGGTAAAGGATATATTTATTGATAAGAAATTGCCTCTCCAAGAAAGAGACAACTGGCCGATTGTGACGGACGCAAGCGGTGAAATTATCTGGATACCTGGCTTGAAAAAATCAATTTTTGAAGATCTTGTGATTCCAAACAGCGACCGCATTGTATTACAATATAGACAGCATGAAAAGTGTAGGGGGCAAGCAAAATCATGATGAAACATGATATCGAGAAAGTACTGATCTCAGAGGAAGAGATACAAAAGAAAGTAAAAGAGTTAGGTGCAGAATTAACGAGCGAGTATCAAGATACATTTCCGTTGGCAATCGGTGTGTTAAAAGGAGCACTTCCTTTTATGGCGGATCTTATCAAGCATATTGATACATATTTGGAAATGGATTTCATGGATGTATCAAGCTACGGAAATTCTACGGTTTCTTCTGGAGAAGTAAAAATCATTAAAGATTTGGATACATCTGTAGAGGGCCGGGACATCTTAATTATTGAAGATATCATCGACAGTGGGTTAACCTTAAGTTATCTCGTAGAGCTCTTCCGATACCGTAAAGCAAAATCAATTAAGATTGTTACCCTTTTGGATAAACCGAGCGGAAGAAAAGCGGACATCAAAGCAGACTTTGTCGGTTTTGAAGTTCCTGACGCGTTTGTAGTGGGTTACGGACTTGATTATGCTGAGCGCTATCGCAATCTGCCTTATATCGGAGTGTTAAAACCGGCAGTTTATGAAAGCTGATCGGCAGCCTGCTTCCGAGATGGTTATTGTTTGTATTGGAATGATTTTCTATGGTACTATTGAACATAGTTGTGCTTACTGTGGGAGGAGGTAAGGAATGAATCGGGTCTTCCGTAATACCATTTTTTATTTACTTATTTTATTAGTAGTAATCGGGGTTGTGAGCTACTTCCAGACCTCAAATCCGAAAACAGAAAATATGTCGTACAGTACGTTCATCAAAAACCTGGATGACGGGAAAGTTGATAGCGTATCGGTTCAGCCTGTCAGAGGTGTTTATGAGGTAAAAGGGCAGCTGAAAAACTACGACAAAGATCAATACTTTTTGACTCATGTTCCTGAAGGAAAGGGAGCAGACCAGATATTTAACGCTTTGAAAAAGACAGACGTAAAGGTTGAGCCCGCGCAAGAAACAAGCGGATGGGTGACGTTCCTGACGACCATCATCCCATTTGTCATTATCTTTATTCTGTTTTTCTTCCTGCTCAATCAGGCTCAAGGCGGCGGCAGCCGTGTCATGAACTTTGGCAAGAGTAAAGCGAAGCTGTATACAGAGGAAAAGAAACGCGTCAAATTTAAAGACGTTGCAGGGGCTGACGAAGAAAAGCAAGAACTTGTTGAAGTTGTTGAGTTTCTGAAAGATCCCCGCAAGTTTGCCGAGCTCGGCGCCAGAATACCGAAAGGCGTGCTTTTAGTCGGACCTCCGGGTACCGGTAAAACATTGCTTGCCAAGGCTTGTGCAGGAGAAGCCGGCGTACCTTTCTTCAGCATCAGCGGATCTGATTTCGTTGAAATGTTTGTAGGGGTCGGTGCTTCCCGTGTGCGTGACTTGTTTGAAAATGCGAAAAAGAATGCGCCTTGTTTGATCTTCATTGATGAAATTGACGCAGTCGGACGCCAGCGTGGCGCTGGTCTCGGCGGTGGACACGATGAACGTGAACAGACGCTAAACCAATTGCTTGTTGAAATGGACGGATTCAGCGCTAATGAAGGAATTATCATCATTGCTGCGACGAACCGTGCGGACATCTTGGACCCAGCCTTACTTCGTCCGGGACGTTTTGACCGTCAAATCACAGTGGACCGCCCAGATGTCATTGGCCGTGAAGCTGTATTGAAAGTCCATGCGAGAAACAAACCGCTGGATGAAACGGTTAACCTAAAATCAATTGCCATGAGAACACCAGGCTTCTCAGGCGCTGACTTAGAAAACCTCTTGAATGAAGCTGCGCTTGTAGCGGCTCGTCAAAACAAGAAAAAAATCGATGCGCGTGATATTGACGAAGCGACGGACCGTGTAATTGCCGGACCCGCTAAGAAGAGCCGCGTTATCTCCAAGAAAGAACGCAATATCGTGGCTTATCACGAAGGCGGACACACCGTTATCGGTCTCGTTTTAGATGAGGCAGATATGGTTCATAAAGTAACGATTGTTCCTCGGGGCCAGGCTGGCGGTTATGCTGTTATGCTGCCAAGAGAAGACCGTTATTTCCAAACAAAGCCGGAGCTGCTTGATAAAATTGTCGGCCTCTTGGGCGGACGTGTTGCTGAAGAGATTATCTTCGGTGAAGTCAGCACAGGGGCGCACAATGACTTCCAGCGTGCGACGAATATTGCAAGACGAATGGTTACAGAATTCGGTATGTCAGAAAAACTGGGACCGTTGCAATTTGGACAGTCTCAGGGCGGTCAGGTATTCTTAGGCCGTGATTTCAACAACGAACAGAACTACAGTGATCAAATCGCTTACGAAATTGATCAGGAA from Bacillus subtilis subsp. subtilis str. 168 encodes the following:
- the ftsH gene encoding ATP-dependent cytoplasmic membrane protease (Evidence 1a: Function from experimental evidences in the studied strain; PubMedId: 9076729, 9084181, 9287010, 9352926, 10851010, 10913836, 12533473, 24001521, 22720735; Product type e: enzyme) encodes the protein MNRVFRNTIFYLLILLVVIGVVSYFQTSNPKTENMSYSTFIKNLDDGKVDSVSVQPVRGVYEVKGQLKNYDKDQYFLTHVPEGKGADQIFNALKKTDVKVEPAQETSGWVTFLTTIIPFVIIFILFFFLLNQAQGGGSRVMNFGKSKAKLYTEEKKRVKFKDVAGADEEKQELVEVVEFLKDPRKFAELGARIPKGVLLVGPPGTGKTLLAKACAGEAGVPFFSISGSDFVEMFVGVGASRVRDLFENAKKNAPCLIFIDEIDAVGRQRGAGLGGGHDEREQTLNQLLVEMDGFSANEGIIIIAATNRADILDPALLRPGRFDRQITVDRPDVIGREAVLKVHARNKPLDETVNLKSIAMRTPGFSGADLENLLNEAALVAARQNKKKIDARDIDEATDRVIAGPAKKSRVISKKERNIVAYHEGGHTVIGLVLDEADMVHKVTIVPRGQAGGYAVMLPREDRYFQTKPELLDKIVGLLGGRVAEEIIFGEVSTGAHNDFQRATNIARRMVTEFGMSEKLGPLQFGQSQGGQVFLGRDFNNEQNYSDQIAYEIDQEIQRIIKECYERAKQILTENRDKLELIAQTLLKVETLDAEQIKHLIDHGTLPERNFSDDEKNDDVKVNILTKTEEKKDDTKE
- the tilS gene encoding tRNA(ile2) lysidine synthetase (Evidence 1a: Function from experimental evidences in the studied strain; PubMedId: 12682299, 14527414, 16039592, 17005971, 22720735, 24001521; Product type e : enzyme), which translates into the protein MKSVKDFLNKHNLTLKGATIIVGVSGGPDSMALLHALHTLCGRSANVIAAHVDHRFRGAESEEDMRFVQAYCKAEQLVCETAQINVTAYAQEKGLNKQAAARDCRYQFFEEIMSKHQADYLALAHHGDDQVETMLMKLAKGTLGTGLAGMQPVRRFGTGRIIRPFLTITKEEILHYCHENGLSYRTDESNAKDDYTRNRFRKTVLPFLKQESPDVHKRFQKVSEALTEDEQFLQSLTKDEMNKVITSQSNTSVEINSSQLLALPMPLQRRGVQLILNYLYENVPSSFSAHHIQQFLDWAENGGPSGVLDFPKGLKVVKSYQTCLFTFEQWQCKNVPFEYQISGAADETAVLPNGYLIEARHYADSPEEHGNAVFITSEKKVRFPLTIRTRKAGDRIKLKGMNGSKKVKDIFIDKKLPLQERDNWPIVTDASGEIIWIPGLKKSIFEDLVIPNSDRIVLQYRQHEKCRGQAKS
- the hprT gene encoding hypoxanthine-guanine phosphoribosyltransferase (Evidence 1a: Function from experimental evidences in the studied strain; PubMedId: 3110131, 6408059, 24001521; Product type e: enzyme), translated to MMKHDIEKVLISEEEIQKKVKELGAELTSEYQDTFPLAIGVLKGALPFMADLIKHIDTYLEMDFMDVSSYGNSTVSSGEVKIIKDLDTSVEGRDILIIEDIIDSGLTLSYLVELFRYRKAKSIKIVTLLDKPSGRKADIKADFVGFEVPDAFVVGYGLDYAERYRNLPYIGVLKPAVYES